In the genome of Oncorhynchus mykiss isolate Arlee chromosome 18, USDA_OmykA_1.1, whole genome shotgun sequence, one region contains:
- the sesn2 gene encoding sestrin-2 isoform X11, translating into MTTGCHTLHDMTTGCHTLHDMTTGCSTIHTTGCHTLRYMTKGCHALHDMTTGCHTLRYLTTGCHTLHDMTTGCHTLHDMTTGCHTLYDMTTGCHTLHDMTTGCHTLRYMTTGCHTLHDMTTGCSTIHTTGCHTLHDMTTGCHTLHDMTTGCSTIHTTGCHTLHDMTTGCHTLHDMSTGCHTLHAMTTGCHTLHDMTTGCSTIHTTGCHTLHDMTTGCHTLHAMTTGCHTLHDMTTGCHTLHDMTTGCSTIHTTGCHTLHDMTTGCSTIHTTGCHTLHDMTTGCHTLHDMTTGCSTIHTTGCHTLHDMTTGCHTLHDMTTGCSTIHTTGCHTLHDMTTGCHTLHDMTKGCHTLHAMTTGCHTLHDMTTGCHTLHDMTTGCSTIHTTGCHTLHDMTTGCSTIHTTGCHTLHDMTTGCSTIHTTGCHTLHDMTTGCHTLHDMTTGCSTIHTTGCHTLHDMTTGCHTLHDMTTGCHTLHDYGLSHAT; encoded by the exons ATGACTACAGGCTGTCACACGCTACATGACATGACTACAGGCTGTCACACGCTACATGACATGACTACAGGCTGCTCTACTATACACACTACGGGCTGTCACACGCTACGCTACATGACTAAGGGCTGTCACGCGCTACATGACATGACTACAGGCTGTCACACGCTACGCTACCTGACTACGGGCTGTCACACACTACATGACATGACTACGGGCTGTCACACGCTACATGACATGACTACAGGCTGTCACACGCTATATGACATGACTACAGGCTGTCACACACTACATGACATGACTACGGGCTGTCACACGCTACGCTACATGACTACAGGCTGTCACACGCTACATGACATGACTACAGGCTGCTCTACTATACACACTACGGGCTGTCACACACTACATGACATGACTACAGGCTGTCACACACTAC ATGACATGACTACAGGCTGCTCTACTATACACACTACGGGCTGTCACACGCTACATGACATGACTACAGGCTGTCACACGCTACATGACATGAGTACAGGCTGTCACACACTACATGCCATGACTACAGGCTGTCACACACTACATGACATGACTACAG GCTGCTCTACTATACACACTACGG GCTGTCACACGCTACATGACATGACTACAGGCTGTCACACACTACATGCCATGACTACAGGCTGTCACACACTACATGACATGACTACAGGCTGTCACACACTACATGACATGACTACAGGCTGCTCTACTATACACACTACAGGCTGTCACACGCTACATGACATGACTACAGGCTGCTCTACTATACACACTACGGGCTGTCACACGCTACATGACATGACTACAGGCTGTCACACACTACATGACATGACTACAGGCTGCTCTACTATACACACTACGGGCTGTCACACGCTACATGACATGACTACAGGCTGTCACACACTAC ATGACATGACTACAGGCTGCTCTACTATACACACTACGGGCTGTCACACGCTACATGACATGACTACAGGCTGTCACACGCTACATGACATGACTAAAGGCTGTCACACACTACATGCCATGACTACAGGCTGTCACACACTACATGACATGACTACAGGCTGTCACACACTACATGACATGACTACAGGCTGCTCTACTATACACACTACAGGCTGTCACACGCTACATGACATGACTACAGGCTGCTCTACTATACACACTACGGGCTGTCACACGCTACATGACATGACTACAGGCTGCTCTACTATACACACTACGGGCTGTCACACGCTACATGACATGACTACAGGCTGTCACACACTACATGACATGACTACAG GCTGCTCTACTATACACACTACGGGCTGTCACACACTACATGACATGACTACGGGCTGTCACACGCTACATGACATGACTACGGGCTGTCACACGCTACATGACTACGGGCTGTCACACGCTACATGA
- the sesn2 gene encoding sestrin-2 isoform X21 — MTTGCHTLHDMTTGCHTLHDMTTGCSTIHTTGCHTLRYMTKGCHALHDMTTGCHTLRYLTTGCHTLHDMTTGCHTLHDMTTGCHTLYDMTTGCHTLHDMTTGCHTLRYMTTGCHTLHDMTTGCSTIHTTGCHTLHDMTTGCHTLHDMTTGCSTIHTTGCHTLHDMTTGCSTIHTTGCHTLHDMTTGCHTLHDMTTGCHTLHAMTTGCHTLHDMTTGCHTLHDMTTGCSTIHTTGCHTLHDMTTGCSTIHTTGCHTLHDMTTGCHTLHDMTTGCSTIHTTGCHTLHDMTTGCHTLHDMTTGCSTIHTTGCHTLHDMTTGCHTLHDMTKGCHTLHAMTTGCHTLHDMTTGCHTLHDMTTGCSTIHTTGCHTLHDMTTGCSTIHTTGCHTLHDMTTGCSTIHTTGCHTLHDMTTGCHTLHDMTTGCSTIHTTGCHTLHDMTTGCHTLHDMTTGCHTLHDYGLSHAT, encoded by the exons ATGACTACAGGCTGTCACACGCTACATGACATGACTACAGGCTGTCACACGCTACATGACATGACTACAGGCTGCTCTACTATACACACTACGGGCTGTCACACGCTACGCTACATGACTAAGGGCTGTCACGCGCTACATGACATGACTACAGGCTGTCACACGCTACGCTACCTGACTACGGGCTGTCACACACTACATGACATGACTACGGGCTGTCACACGCTACATGACATGACTACAGGCTGTCACACGCTATATGACATGACTACAGGCTGTCACACACTACATGACATGACTACGGGCTGTCACACGCTACGCTACATGACTACAGGCTGTCACACGCTACATGACATGACTACAGGCTGCTCTACTATACACACTACGGGCTGTCACACACTACATGACATGACTACAGGCTGTCACACACTAC ATGACATGACTACAGGCTGCTCTACTATACACACTACGGGCTGTCACACGCTACATGACATGACTACAG GCTGCTCTACTATACACACTACGGGCTGTCACACGCTACATGACATGACTACAGGCTGTCACACGCTACATGACATGACTACAGGCTGTCACACACTACATGCCATGACTACAGGCTGTCACACACTACATGACATGACTACAGGCTGTCACACACTACATGACATGACTACAGGCTGCTCTACTATACACACTACAGGCTGTCACACGCTACATGACATGACTACAGGCTGCTCTACTATACACACTACGGGCTGTCACACGCTACATGACATGACTACAGGCTGTCACACACTACATGACATGACTACAGGCTGCTCTACTATACACACTACGGGCTGTCACACGCTACATGACATGACTACAGGCTGTCACACACTAC ATGACATGACTACAGGCTGCTCTACTATACACACTACGGGCTGTCACACGCTACATGACATGACTACAGGCTGTCACACGCTACATGACATGACTAAAGGCTGTCACACACTACATGCCATGACTACAGGCTGTCACACACTACATGACATGACTACAGGCTGTCACACACTACATGACATGACTACAGGCTGCTCTACTATACACACTACAGGCTGTCACACGCTACATGACATGACTACAGGCTGCTCTACTATACACACTACGGGCTGTCACACGCTACATGACATGACTACAGGCTGCTCTACTATACACACTACGGGCTGTCACACGCTACATGACATGACTACAGGCTGTCACACACTACATGACATGACTACAG GCTGCTCTACTATACACACTACGGGCTGTCACACACTACATGACATGACTACGGGCTGTCACACGCTACATGACATGACTACGGGCTGTCACACGCTACATGACTACGGGCTGTCACACGCTACATGA
- the sesn2 gene encoding sestrin-2 isoform X16 has product MTTGCHTLHDMTTGCHTLHDMTTGCSTIHTTGCHTLRYMTKGCHALHDMTTGCHTLRYLTTGCHTLHDMTTGCHTLHDMTTGCHTLYDMTTGCHTLHDMTTGCHTLRYMTTGCHTLHDMTTGCSTIHTTGCHTLHDMTTGCHTLHDMTTGCSTIHTTGCHTLHDMTTGCHTLHDMSTGCHTLHAMTTGCHTLHDMTTGCHTLHDMTTGCSTIHTTGCHTLHDMTTGCHTLHDMTTGCHTLHAMTTGCHTLHDMTTGCSTIHTTGCHTLHDMTTGCHTLHDMTTGCSTIHTTGCHTLHDMTTGCHTLHDMTTGCSTIHTTGCHTLHDMTTGCHTLHDMTKGCHTLHAMTTGCHTLHDMTTGCHTLHDMTTGCSTIHTTGCHTLHDMTTGCSTIHTTGCHTLHDMTTGCSTIHTTGCHTLHDMTTGCHTLHDMTTGCSTIHTTGCHTLHDMTTGCHTLHDMTTGCHTLHDYGLSHAT; this is encoded by the exons ATGACTACAGGCTGTCACACGCTACATGACATGACTACAGGCTGTCACACGCTACATGACATGACTACAGGCTGCTCTACTATACACACTACGGGCTGTCACACGCTACGCTACATGACTAAGGGCTGTCACGCGCTACATGACATGACTACAGGCTGTCACACGCTACGCTACCTGACTACGGGCTGTCACACACTACATGACATGACTACGGGCTGTCACACGCTACATGACATGACTACAGGCTGTCACACGCTATATGACATGACTACAGGCTGTCACACACTACATGACATGACTACGGGCTGTCACACGCTACGCTACATGACTACAGGCTGTCACACGCTACATGACATGACTACAGGCTGCTCTACTATACACACTACGGGCTGTCACACACTACATGACATGACTACAGGCTGTCACACACTAC ATGACATGACTACAGGCTGCTCTACTATACACACTACGGGCTGTCACACGCTACATGACATGACTACAGGCTGTCACACGCTACATGACATGAGTACAGGCTGTCACACACTACATGCCATGACTACAGGCTGTCACACACTACATGACATGACTACAGGCTGTCACACACTACATGACATGACTACAGGCTGCTCTACTATACACACTACGGGCTGTCACACGCTACATGACATGACTACAGGCTGTCACACGCTACATGACATGACTACAGGCTGTCACACACTACATGCCATGACTACAGGCTGTCACACACTACATGACATGACTACAG GCTGCTCTACTATACACACTACGGGCTGTCACACGCTACATGACATGACTACAGGCTGTCACACACTACATGACATGACTACAGGCTGCTCTACTATACACACTACGGGCTGTCACACGCTACATGACATGACTACAGGCTGTCACACACTAC ATGACATGACTACAGGCTGCTCTACTATACACACTACGGGCTGTCACACGCTACATGACATGACTACAGGCTGTCACACGCTACATGACATGACTAAAGGCTGTCACACACTACATGCCATGACTACAGGCTGTCACACACTACATGACATGACTACAGGCTGTCACACACTACATGACATGACTACAGGCTGCTCTACTATACACACTACAGGCTGTCACACGCTACATGACATGACTACAGGCTGCTCTACTATACACACTACGGGCTGTCACACGCTACATGACATGACTACAGGCTGCTCTACTATACACACTACGGGCTGTCACACGCTACATGACATGACTACAGGCTGTCACACACTACATGACATGACTACAG GCTGCTCTACTATACACACTACGGGCTGTCACACACTACATGACATGACTACGGGCTGTCACACGCTACATGACATGACTACGGGCTGTCACACGCTACATGACTACGGGCTGTCACACGCTACATGA
- the sesn2 gene encoding sestrin-2 isoform X35 — MTTGCHTLHDMTTGCHTLHDMTTGCHTLHDMTTGCSTIHTTGCHTLRYMTKGCHALHDMTTGCHTLRYLTTGCHTLHDMTTGCHTLHDMTTGCHTLYDMTTGCHTLHDMTTGCHTLRYMTTGCHTLHDMTTGCSTIHTTGCHTLHDMTTGCHTLHDMTTGCSTIHTTGCHTLHDMTTGCHTLHDMSTGCHTLHAMTTGCHTLHDMTTGCHTLHDMTTGCSTIHTTGCHTLHDMTTGCHTLHDMTTGCHTLHAMTTGCHTLHDMTTGCHTLHDMTTGCSTIHTTGCHTLHDMTTGCSTIHTTGCHTLHDMTTGCHTLHDMTTGCSTIHTTGCHTLHDMTTGCHTLHDMTTGCSTIHTTGCHTLHDMTTGCHTLHDMTKGCHTLHAMTTGCHTLHDMTTGCHTLHDMTTGCSTIHTTGCHTLHDMTTGCSTIHTTGCHTLHDMTTGCSTIHTTGCHTLHDMTTGCHTLHDMTTGCSTIHTTGCHTLHDMTTGCHTLHDMTTGCHTLHDYGLSHAT, encoded by the exons ATGACTACAG GCTGTCACACACTACATGACATGACTACAGGCTGTCACACGCTACATGACATGACTACAGGCTGTCACACGCTACATGACATGACTACAGGCTGCTCTACTATACACACTACGGGCTGTCACACGCTACGCTACATGACTAAGGGCTGTCACGCGCTACATGACATGACTACAGGCTGTCACACGCTACGCTACCTGACTACGGGCTGTCACACACTACATGACATGACTACGGGCTGTCACACGCTACATGACATGACTACAGGCTGTCACACGCTATATGACATGACTACAGGCTGTCACACACTACATGACATGACTACGGGCTGTCACACGCTACGCTACATGACTACAGGCTGTCACACGCTACATGACATGACTACAGGCTGCTCTACTATACACACTACGGGCTGTCACACACTACATGACATGACTACAGGCTGTCACACACTAC ATGACATGACTACAGGCTGCTCTACTATACACACTACGGGCTGTCACACGCTACATGACATGACTACAGGCTGTCACACGCTACATGACATGAGTACAGGCTGTCACACACTACATGCCATGACTACAGGCTGTCACACACTACATGACATGACTACAGGCTGTCACACACTACATGACATGACTACAGGCTGCTCTACTATACACACTACGGGCTGTCACACGCTACATGACATGACTACAGGCTGTCACACGCTACATGACATGACTACAGGCTGTCACACACTACATGCCATGACTACAGGCTGTCACACACTACATGACATGACTACAGGCTGTCACACACTACATGACATGACTACAGGCTGCTCTACTATACACACTACAGGCTGTCACACGCTACATGACATGACTACAGGCTGCTCTACTATACACACTACGGGCTGTCACACGCTACATGACATGACTACAGGCTGTCACACACTACATGACATGACTACAGGCTGCTCTACTATACACACTACGGGCTGTCACACGCTACATGACATGACTACAGGCTGTCACACACTAC ATGACATGACTACAGGCTGCTCTACTATACACACTACGGGCTGTCACACGCTACATGACATGACTACAGGCTGTCACACGCTACATGACATGACTAAAGGCTGTCACACACTACATGCCATGACTACAGGCTGTCACACACTACATGACATGACTACAGGCTGTCACACACTACATGACATGACTACAGGCTGCTCTACTATACACACTACAGGCTGTCACACGCTACATGACATGACTACAGGCTGCTCTACTATACACACTACGGGCTGTCACACGCTACATGACATGACTACAGGCTGCTCTACTATACACACTACGGGCTGTCACACGCTACATGACATGACTACAGGCTGTCACACACTACATGACATGACTACAG GCTGCTCTACTATACACACTACGGGCTGTCACACACTACATGACATGACTACGGGCTGTCACACGCTACATGACATGACTACGGGCTGTCACACGCTACATGACTACGGGCTGTCACACGCTACATGA
- the sesn2 gene encoding sestrin-2 isoform X36: MTTGCSTIHTTGCHTLHDMTTGCHTLHDMTTGCSTIHTTGCHTLRYMTKGCHALHDMTTGCHTLRYLTTGCHTLHDMTTGCHTLHDMTTGCHTLYDMTTGCHTLHDMTTGCHTLRYMTTGCHTLHDMTTGCSTIHTTGCHTLHDMTTGCHTLHDMTTGCSTIHTTGCHTLHDMTTGCHTLHDMSTGCHTLHAMTTGCHTLHDMTTGCHTLHDMTTGCSTIHTTGCHTLHDMTTGCHTLHDMTTGCHTLHAMTTGCHTLHDMTTGCHTLHDMTTGCSTIHTTGCHTLHDMTTGCSTIHTTGCHTLHDMTTGCHTLHDMTTGCSTIHTTGCHTLHDMTTGCHTLHDMTTGCSTIHTTGCHTLHDMTTGCHTLHDMTKGCHTLHAMTTGCHTLHDMTTGCHTLHDMTTGCSTIHTTGCHTLHDMTTGCSTIHTTGCHTLHDMTTGCSTIHTTGCHTLHDMTTGCHTLHDMTTGCSTIHTTGCHTLHDMTTGCHTLHDMTTGCHTLHDYGLSHAT, from the exons ATGACTACAGGCTGCTCTACTATACACACTACGG GCTGTCACACGCTACATGACATGACTACAGGCTGTCACACGCTACATGACATGACTACAGGCTGCTCTACTATACACACTACGGGCTGTCACACGCTACGCTACATGACTAAGGGCTGTCACGCGCTACATGACATGACTACAGGCTGTCACACGCTACGCTACCTGACTACGGGCTGTCACACACTACATGACATGACTACGGGCTGTCACACGCTACATGACATGACTACAGGCTGTCACACGCTATATGACATGACTACAGGCTGTCACACACTACATGACATGACTACGGGCTGTCACACGCTACGCTACATGACTACAGGCTGTCACACGCTACATGACATGACTACAGGCTGCTCTACTATACACACTACGGGCTGTCACACACTACATGACATGACTACAGGCTGTCACACACTAC ATGACATGACTACAGGCTGCTCTACTATACACACTACGGGCTGTCACACGCTACATGACATGACTACAGGCTGTCACACGCTACATGACATGAGTACAGGCTGTCACACACTACATGCCATGACTACAGGCTGTCACACACTACATGACATGACTACAGGCTGTCACACACTACATGACATGACTACAGGCTGCTCTACTATACACACTACGGGCTGTCACACGCTACATGACATGACTACAGGCTGTCACACGCTACATGACATGACTACAGGCTGTCACACACTACATGCCATGACTACAGGCTGTCACACACTACATGACATGACTACAGGCTGTCACACACTACATGACATGACTACAGGCTGCTCTACTATACACACTACAGGCTGTCACACGCTACATGACATGACTACAGGCTGCTCTACTATACACACTACGGGCTGTCACACGCTACATGACATGACTACAGGCTGTCACACACTACATGACATGACTACAGGCTGCTCTACTATACACACTACGGGCTGTCACACGCTACATGACATGACTACAGGCTGTCACACACTAC ATGACATGACTACAGGCTGCTCTACTATACACACTACGGGCTGTCACACGCTACATGACATGACTACAGGCTGTCACACGCTACATGACATGACTAAAGGCTGTCACACACTACATGCCATGACTACAGGCTGTCACACACTACATGACATGACTACAGGCTGTCACACACTACATGACATGACTACAGGCTGCTCTACTATACACACTACAGGCTGTCACACGCTACATGACATGACTACAGGCTGCTCTACTATACACACTACGGGCTGTCACACGCTACATGACATGACTACAGGCTGCTCTACTATACACACTACGGGCTGTCACACGCTACATGACATGACTACAGGCTGTCACACACTACATGACATGACTACAG GCTGCTCTACTATACACACTACGGGCTGTCACACACTACATGACATGACTACGGGCTGTCACACGCTACATGACATGACTACGGGCTGTCACACGCTACATGACTACGGGCTGTCACACGCTACATGA
- the sesn2 gene encoding sestrin-2 isoform X8, which translates to MTTGCHTLHDMTTGCHTLHDMTTGCSTIHTTGCHTLRYMTKGCHALHDMTTGCHTLRYLTTGCHTLHDMTTGCHTLHDMTTGCHTLYDMTTGCHTLHDMTTGCHTLRYMTTGCHTLHDMTTGCSTIHTTGCHTLHDMTTGCHTLHDMTTGCSTIHTTGCHTLHDMTTGCHTLHDMSTGCHTLHAMTTGCHTLHDMTTGCHTLHDMTTGCSTIHTTGCHTLHDMTTGCHTLHDMTTGCHTLHAMTTGCHTLHDMTTGCHTLHDMTTGCSTIHTTGCHTLHDMTTGCSTIHTTGCHTLHDMTTGCHTLHDMTTGCSTIHTTGCHTLHDMTTGCHTLHDMTTGCSTIHTTGCHTLHDMTTGCHTLHDMTKGCHTLHAMTTGCHTLHDMTTGCHTLHDMTTGCSTIHTTGCHTLHDMTTGCSTIHTTGCHTLHDMTTGCHTLHDMTTGCSTIHTTGCHTLHDMTTGCHTLHDMTTGCHTLHDYGLSHAT; encoded by the exons ATGACTACAGGCTGTCACACGCTACATGACATGACTACAGGCTGTCACACGCTACATGACATGACTACAGGCTGCTCTACTATACACACTACGGGCTGTCACACGCTACGCTACATGACTAAGGGCTGTCACGCGCTACATGACATGACTACAGGCTGTCACACGCTACGCTACCTGACTACGGGCTGTCACACACTACATGACATGACTACGGGCTGTCACACGCTACATGACATGACTACAGGCTGTCACACGCTATATGACATGACTACAGGCTGTCACACACTACATGACATGACTACGGGCTGTCACACGCTACGCTACATGACTACAGGCTGTCACACGCTACATGACATGACTACAGGCTGCTCTACTATACACACTACGGGCTGTCACACACTACATGACATGACTACAGGCTGTCACACACTAC ATGACATGACTACAGGCTGCTCTACTATACACACTACGGGCTGTCACACGCTACATGACATGACTACAGGCTGTCACACGCTACATGACATGAGTACAGGCTGTCACACACTACATGCCATGACTACAGGCTGTCACACACTACATGACATGACTACAGGCTGTCACACACTACATGACATGACTACAGGCTGCTCTACTATACACACTACGGGCTGTCACACGCTACATGACATGACTACAGGCTGTCACACGCTACATGACATGACTACAGGCTGTCACACACTACATGCCATGACTACAGGCTGTCACACACTACATGACATGACTACAGGCTGTCACACACTACATGACATGACTACAGGCTGCTCTACTATACACACTACAGGCTGTCACACGCTACATGACATGACTACAGGCTGCTCTACTATACACACTACGGGCTGTCACACGCTACATGACATGACTACAGGCTGTCACACACTACATGACATGACTACAGGCTGCTCTACTATACACACTACGGGCTGTCACACGCTACATGACATGACTACAGGCTGTCACACACTAC ATGACATGACTACAGGCTGCTCTACTATACACACTACGGGCTGTCACACGCTACATGACATGACTACAGGCTGTCACACGCTACATGACATGACTAAAGGCTGTCACACACTACATGCCATGACTACAGGCTGTCACACACTACATGACATGACTACAGGCTGTCACACACTACATGACATGACTACAG GCTGCTCTACTATACACACTACGGGCTGTCACACGCTACATGACATGACTACAGGCTGCTCTACTATACACACTACGGGCTGTCACACGCTACATGACATGACTACAGGCTGTCACACACTACATGACATGACTACAG GCTGCTCTACTATACACACTACGGGCTGTCACACACTACATGACATGACTACGGGCTGTCACACGCTACATGACATGACTACGGGCTGTCACACGCTACATGACTACGGGCTGTCACACGCTACATGA
- the sesn2 gene encoding sestrin-2 isoform X38, which produces MTTGCSTIHTTGCHTLRYMTKGCHALHDMTTGCHTLRYLTTGCHTLHDMTTGCHTLHDMTTGCHTLYDMTTGCHTLHDMTTGCHTLRYMTTGCHTLHDMTTGCSTIHTTGCHTLHDMTTGCHTLHDMTTGCSTIHTTGCHTLHDMTTGCHTLHDMSTGCHTLHAMTTGCHTLHDMTTGCHTLHDMTTGCSTIHTTGCHTLHDMTTGCHTLHDMTTGCHTLHAMTTGCHTLHDMTTGCHTLHDMTTGCSTIHTTGCHTLHDMTTGCSTIHTTGCHTLHDMTTGCHTLHDMTTGCSTIHTTGCHTLHDMTTGCHTLHDMTTGCSTIHTTGCHTLHDMTTGCHTLHDMTKGCHTLHAMTTGCHTLHDMTTGCHTLHDMTTGCSTIHTTGCHTLHDMTTGCSTIHTTGCHTLHDMTTGCSTIHTTGCHTLHDMTTGCHTLHDMTTGCSTIHTTGCHTLHDMTTGCHTLHDMTTGCHTLHDYGLSHAT; this is translated from the exons ATGACTACAGGCTGCTCTACTATACACACTACGGGCTGTCACACGCTACGCTACATGACTAAGGGCTGTCACGCGCTACATGACATGACTACAGGCTGTCACACGCTACGCTACCTGACTACGGGCTGTCACACACTACATGACATGACTACGGGCTGTCACACGCTACATGACATGACTACAGGCTGTCACACGCTATATGACATGACTACAGGCTGTCACACACTACATGACATGACTACGGGCTGTCACACGCTACGCTACATGACTACAGGCTGTCACACGCTACATGACATGACTACAGGCTGCTCTACTATACACACTACGGGCTGTCACACACTACATGACATGACTACAGGCTGTCACACACTAC ATGACATGACTACAGGCTGCTCTACTATACACACTACGGGCTGTCACACGCTACATGACATGACTACAGGCTGTCACACGCTACATGACATGAGTACAGGCTGTCACACACTACATGCCATGACTACAGGCTGTCACACACTACATGACATGACTACAGGCTGTCACACACTACATGACATGACTACAGGCTGCTCTACTATACACACTACGGGCTGTCACACGCTACATGACATGACTACAGGCTGTCACACGCTACATGACATGACTACAGGCTGTCACACACTACATGCCATGACTACAGGCTGTCACACACTACATGACATGACTACAGGCTGTCACACACTACATGACATGACTACAGGCTGCTCTACTATACACACTACAGGCTGTCACACGCTACATGACATGACTACAGGCTGCTCTACTATACACACTACGGGCTGTCACACGCTACATGACATGACTACAGGCTGTCACACACTACATGACATGACTACAGGCTGCTCTACTATACACACTACGGGCTGTCACACGCTACATGACATGACTACAGGCTGTCACACACTAC ATGACATGACTACAGGCTGCTCTACTATACACACTACGGGCTGTCACACGCTACATGACATGACTACAGGCTGTCACACGCTACATGACATGACTAAAGGCTGTCACACACTACATGCCATGACTACAGGCTGTCACACACTACATGACATGACTACAGGCTGTCACACACTACATGACATGACTACAGGCTGCTCTACTATACACACTACAGGCTGTCACACGCTACATGACATGACTACAGGCTGCTCTACTATACACACTACGGGCTGTCACACGCTACATGACATGACTACAGGCTGCTCTACTATACACACTACGGGCTGTCACACGCTACATGACATGACTACAGGCTGTCACACACTACATGACATGACTACAG GCTGCTCTACTATACACACTACGGGCTGTCACACACTACATGACATGACTACGGGCTGTCACACGCTACATGACATGACTACGGGCTGTCACACGCTACATGACTACGGGCTGTCACACGCTACATGA